GGGCTGTCCAGTCAGTCATGGATACGGCCTTGCCAAGTTGCACGGCTTACGGCAAGCACAAGCGATGGTTCCCCTTTCGTTCGTTGGTGAAGATTGGTGGCTGACGCGTTCGGGCGCATTATTTCGCCCCCGTGCGTCCGCGCTGCTGGTTGCGGATCTGCACCTTGAAAAGGCGAGCTTCTTTGCCACATATGGACAGATGCTGCCGCCCTATGACAGCCGCGAAACATTGGGGCGGTTGGCGGATGCCATTCGCGAAACGGGCGCCATTCGGGTCTTTTGCCTGGGCGACAGTTTCCACGATGACGAGGGATTCGCCCGGATGGAACCCCATGCCGCTGGCATGCTGGAAGCGCTCACCCGGGCGACCGACTGGGTCTGGATAACCGGCAATCACGATGCCCACGGCGCGCCCGCCGGGATTGGCAGCGTGGTGGAGGAAGCCGAAGATGCCGGCATTGTCCTGCGGCATCGTGCAACACCAGGGGAAACCCGTCCTGAACTGTCGGGCCATTTCCATCCCCGCCTGCGGGTGCGCATACGCGAACGCAACATTCGCCGCCCCTGCGCGGTGATCGCCCATGGGGCAGATGGCCCGAACCGCATGATCCTGCCCGCCTTCGGCGCCTTGACGGGCGGCATGGACGCTGGCGATCCGGCGATTGTATCCGCGATGCAGCCTGCCCGTTCGATCGACGCGGTTCTGCCCGCGCGGGGCCAGCTGGCCAGATTTCCACTGTGGCGCGCAACAAACTGATCAATACGGCCGGAAAGCTGTAAGCGACCCCCTTTCACTGGCGCACGAATCTCTTTAAGAGGCGCCAGCAAAGTAACACCCAAGGAGAACCTGCTATACCTCGTCCACCCCGGCGCATGATGGCGCCGCCCGTCAAGAGCGGGCCCCGCTTCGACCATATGATCCAGTCCGATAAAGTCCGCGTCATTGACGAAAGCGGCGAAAATATCGGCGTGATGTACACGCGCGAAGCGATTGAACAGGCGGCCGATGTCGGCCTCAATCTGGTTGAGGTTTCGCCCAATGCGGATCCGCCGGTGTGCAAGTTCCTCGACGTTGGCAAATATCGCTACGAAGCGCAGAAAAAGGCCAATGCCGCACGCAAGACGCAGAAGACCCAGGACATCAAAGAGGTCAAGATGCGCCCCAATATCGACACGCACGATTATGACGTGAAGATGCGCAATGTGTACCGCTTCATCGAAGATGGCGACAAGGTGAAGGTAACCCTGCGCTTCCGCGGTCGTGAAATGAGCCACCAGCAACTGGGCATGGATTTGCTGCGCCGGGTTCAGGATGATGTGGCCGAAGTCGCCAAGGTCGAAGCGTACCCGCGACTCGAGGGACGCCAGATGTTGATGGTCCTGGCGCCGAAGTAACCGGCGCCTGACCGGCCGACCCCGCAAAGGGGCGGCCACCGGGGGGAGAGGGGGACGCGCGCATGTCTGCACGCCGGATCGGCTTCTGGCTTGGGCTGGCCGGATTTCTCGCGACTGTTCTGTTTCCCGCACCCGGCGCCATGCCTGCACAGGCATGGTCGGTCGCAGGGCTGGTCATCCTGATGGCCGCATGGTGGATGACAGAAGCGATCCCCCTGACCGCCACCGCCATCCTGCCGTTCATTCTCCTGCCGCTGTTGGGCGTGGCGGATGCCAACAAGACCGCAGCGGCGTACTATTCCCCGATCATGTTCCTGTTCGTGGGCGGTGCATTTCTGGCGCTGGCGATTGAACGGACCGGATTGCACCGGCGTCTGGCGCTGGCGATCCTGCGCCGGGCCAGCGGCAGCCCGCGCCAGCTTCTGTTTGCGGTGATGATGGCAACCGCGCTTATCTCCACCGTCATTTCCAACACATCGACCGCGTTTATCATGATGCCCATGGCGCTTGCCATGTTGGCCTCGGGCGGGGTCGAGGAAGGTCGCACCACCGGCATGGCGGGTGCCCTGCCCATGGGTGTCGCTTTCGCCGCCACGATCGGCGGCTATGGCACCATGGTTGGCACACCCACCAATGCCATCGCCGCCGGCTTGCTGGAACAGACATTGGGGATGGAAATCGGGTTCGCCGAATGGAGCATGTATGGCATGCCCGTCGTCCTGATCGGCGTGCCATTGGCGGGGTGGATCATCGCCCGTATCCAGAAACTGGACGACGACGATTTCGATCCGGTCGCCGCACGCGAGGCAATCGCCCATGCGCCCGCCTGGACTGTCCCGGAAAAACGCCTGGCCGCGCTGTTCGCGCTGACCGTTCTGGCCTGGCTGCTGCAACCACTGCTGGAAACCGTCTTGCCCAAAGGCAGCCTGACGGACGGCACGATTGCAGCGATTGCGGGCCTTTTGCTGTTCATGCTGCCCGATGGCACCGGGCGGCCCATGCTGCTCTGGCCGGAAGCAAACCGCGCGCCGTGGGATGTCGTCCTGATGTTCGGCGGCGGTCTGGCGCTGGCCATGGGCATGAGCCAATCCGGCCTTGCCGACTGGTTCGGTCAGATGCTGCTGCCGCTGTCAGGCATCCCGCTGGTCTTGCTTGCGATCATCATTGTCGGGTTTGTCGTGGTGGTCACCGAATTCGCCAGCAATATCGCCGCTGCCAGCGCGATCATGCCAGTGGTGGGCGCGCTGGTCGTTGCGCTGGGTGCCGATCCGGTGCTTCTGGCGCTTCCCGCTGCGTTCGCGGCAAGCTGGGGCTTCATGCTGCCTTCAGGCACCGGCCCCAATGCCATTGCCTGGGGCACCCGTCATGTGGCCCTGCCCCGCGTGTTGAAGGCCGGGCTTCTGCTCGACCTGTCAGGCATTCTGCTGATCGTGGGCGTGATCTGGGGCGTTGCCGCCATTGCAGGCTAGATCGCCGCGCAACCGCGTCGTTTTCATAGGCACGCCTGGGAACAAATGCCCTTCACAAACGCTGGGGCCGTGACGGGCAGACGCCGATTACCTGTTGGATATTCTCTTATCAAATAGGGTTTGTGTATTGTCTTGCGTGTGTATCGTCCCCGTCAGCCCAGCTTCGCGGCGCTATCATGCGAGGCAGGAGAAACTGTGCATGAGCGAAGAGTTCAAAGCGGCGCTGACCAAAGTCCCGGCTGTGACACTGGGCTTCTGGATCATCAAAATTCTGGCCACCACATTTGGCGAAACGGCAGGCGACAGCGTGTCGATGTCCTGGCTGGGGGAAACCACCGCCAGTGCGCCGACATCCTTCTGGCAAGGCGGTTATCTGATCGGGACAGCGATATTCGGCAGCGTTCTGGCGATACTGGTGTTCCTGCAAATCCGCGCCACGCGTTTCAATCCCTGGCTTTACTGGGCCACGATCATTGCCTCGACAACGGCGGGCACGACCATGGCCGATTTCGCCACCCGTTCGCTGGGCATCGGCTATCCGGGTGGATCGATCCTGCTGCTGGGGGCCGTGCTGCTGTCGTTGTTCGTCTGGCATCGCGCGCTGGGCACGATTTCGATCAGTTCCGTGCATGAACCCCGGGCCGAACTCTATTACTGGCTGACCATCACTTTCTCGCAGACGCTTGGCACCGCGCTGGGCGACTGGGTCGCGGACGGGCCACTCGGCTATCTGGGGTCGGCGGTGATTTTCGGAAGCGTGCTGGCCCTGCTCGCACTCGCCTACTATCGCACCCGTATCAGCCATGTGCTGTTGTTCTGGGCAGCCTTCATCCTGACTCGGCCGCTGGGGGCAGTTGTGGGCGACTTTCTCGACAAGCCCCTGGCCAAAGGCGGCCTTGAACTCAGTCGAGTAGGCGCATCTCTGGTGCTGGGCATCGCGATTATCGGCCTGATCCTGATCACCCGGCAAAAAGCCGCGCCCACGCAGCCGGAACAAGCGGCCTGACTGTGGCCAGAAGGCGGGTCCACACTTTCCGCTTTGCCGGATGGCTTGTGCTATGCACGCCGGCCCCCCTCTGGGCCGGGCCACCATTCATGACCGACGATCCGGAACCGACCGATACGGGGCATTGGGAAATCTACGCGCCACTGATCGAAGCGTCAGGCCAAGGGAAAAACGTCGAAGGCTCTGTCGCCGCTGAAATCAATTATGGTGCGGCGCCGGACGTGCAGATCACAATAGGCCTGCCGATGGCCTACACCCATGACAGCGCGGGAATGCAATGGGGGGCAGGCGATGCCGCCGTTTCGGTGAAATACCGCTTCTTTCATGACGAGGATGCCGGGCTTTCCATCGCAGCCTTTCCCGGTATCACTCTGCCAACGGGCACCAACGGGATGGGAAGCGGCAAGGTGACGGCGCTTCTGCCCTTGTGGGGCCAGAAGGATTTCGGGCCATGGTCGCTGTTCGGCGGCGGCGGCTATGCCATCAATCCGGGCCACGACAATCGCAACTACTGGACAGGGGGCATCGCCCTGTCCCGTCAGATGACACCCCGGTTGCTGATCGGGATCGAGGCGAGCCGACAAGGTGCGGATAAAGTCGGCGGCAGCGGATCAACCAGTCTTGGCATAGGGCTGATTTATAATGTGAAAGGGCCGTTCCGCCTGCTTCTGTCGGGCGGCCCCACATTTGACGATGCCGGTGGCGCGGCAAGCTTTCACACCTTTATGGCGCTCGGCATGGATTTTTAAGCCATGCCGGGCGATCTCGCAGGCGGTTTGCAGCGACAGCGCACCGCTCAATAGGCGGCCAGATCCTCCCCGAATTCGACCGGGCCAGCGTAATGCTTGCGAATGGCTGCAAGGATAGCGGTTCGGTCAAATGTTTCTGTGCCCGGCGGGGTGGCGAAATGCGTCAGCACCACTTTCCTGACCCGCGCGTTTGCCGCCATCCGCCCCACGTTTTCCGGCGTGAGGTGTTCATCGATCATATGATCGATAAGCGGTTGCTGATCGATGCCGGTCGCGGTCTGGCGTTTGCGCAGGCTGGCAATCAAAGCGTCGATGTCGATGATCTCGCTGACGAGAACGTCGGCATCGCGCGCCAGTTTCTCCACGGCGCTGCTGGGGCCGGTATCGCCGGTGAACACGTTCGAACGTGTCGGCGTGTTGAACCGGTACGAATAGGACCGGTCCATACCATGGTCGGTTGGCGTCATATGCATGGTGCCATAATGGGAATTCTCGACCGCCAGCACCTGCACCATGTCATCCCGGTAAACCGTGCGCGGCGTGGTGACATCCCAGTCTTCACCGGAGAATACCGTCCGCATCGCGGGCAGATCGGGCAACTGCGGGCGAAAAATCGCCTCTCCGCTTGCCAATGCCTGCAGGGTGCGATCGACCAGTTGCTGCGTACCCGGTGGCCCGTAAAAACGAACAGGCTCCTTGCGCCTGTCCTGCCAGTCGAGCGCGATGAACCCCATGGTGCCTGCGGTATGATCGAAATGGAGATGCGTGAGGAACACGGCATCGACCCTGTTCAGCTTCACCCCTGCGCGCACCAGTTGGCGCGGCGTGCCATCGCCCAGATCGATGATATAGGTCTTGCCACCGACCTGCAGCAGATTGGCCGGCTGCGAGCGGGTTTCCCGCACAATCGGACCGCCGCCCGTTCCCAGCAGCACCAGACGTTCGCTGACCCCGTC
This genomic window from Caenibius tardaugens NBRC 16725 contains:
- the pdeM gene encoding ligase-associated DNA damage response endonuclease PdeM, with the protein product MVPLSFVGEDWWLTRSGALFRPRASALLVADLHLEKASFFATYGQMLPPYDSRETLGRLADAIRETGAIRVFCLGDSFHDDEGFARMEPHAAGMLEALTRATDWVWITGNHDAHGAPAGIGSVVEEAEDAGIVLRHRATPGETRPELSGHFHPRLRVRIRERNIRRPCAVIAHGADGPNRMILPAFGALTGGMDAGDPAIVSAMQPARSIDAVLPARGQLARFPLWRATN
- a CDS encoding transporter, encoding MTDDPEPTDTGHWEIYAPLIEASGQGKNVEGSVAAEINYGAAPDVQITIGLPMAYTHDSAGMQWGAGDAAVSVKYRFFHDEDAGLSIAAFPGITLPTGTNGMGSGKVTALLPLWGQKDFGPWSLFGGGGYAINPGHDNRNYWTGGIALSRQMTPRLLIGIEASRQGADKVGGSGSTSLGIGLIYNVKGPFRLLLSGGPTFDDAGGAASFHTFMALGMDF
- the infC gene encoding translation initiation factor IF-3, which encodes MMAPPVKSGPRFDHMIQSDKVRVIDESGENIGVMYTREAIEQAADVGLNLVEVSPNADPPVCKFLDVGKYRYEAQKKANAARKTQKTQDIKEVKMRPNIDTHDYDVKMRNVYRFIEDGDKVKVTLRFRGREMSHQQLGMDLLRRVQDDVAEVAKVEAYPRLEGRQMLMVLAPK
- a CDS encoding MBL fold metallo-hydrolase, with product MPCKRTMLMALLAAGAALVPQTPLVAQDAPTAARKSEDGVSERLVLLGTGGGPIVRETRSQPANLLQVGGKTYIIDLGDGTPRQLVRAGVKLNRVDAVFLTHLHFDHTAGTMGFIALDWQDRRKEPVRFYGPPGTQQLVDRTLQALASGEAIFRPQLPDLPAMRTVFSGEDWDVTTPRTVYRDDMVQVLAVENSHYGTMHMTPTDHGMDRSYSYRFNTPTRSNVFTGDTGPSSAVEKLARDADVLVSEIIDIDALIASLRKRQTATGIDQQPLIDHMIDEHLTPENVGRMAANARVRKVVLTHFATPPGTETFDRTAILAAIRKHYAGPVEFGEDLAAY
- a CDS encoding COG4705 family protein, translated to MSEEFKAALTKVPAVTLGFWIIKILATTFGETAGDSVSMSWLGETTASAPTSFWQGGYLIGTAIFGSVLAILVFLQIRATRFNPWLYWATIIASTTAGTTMADFATRSLGIGYPGGSILLLGAVLLSLFVWHRALGTISISSVHEPRAELYYWLTITFSQTLGTALGDWVADGPLGYLGSAVIFGSVLALLALAYYRTRISHVLLFWAAFILTRPLGAVVGDFLDKPLAKGGLELSRVGASLVLGIAIIGLILITRQKAAPTQPEQAA
- a CDS encoding SLC13 family permease, yielding MSARRIGFWLGLAGFLATVLFPAPGAMPAQAWSVAGLVILMAAWWMTEAIPLTATAILPFILLPLLGVADANKTAAAYYSPIMFLFVGGAFLALAIERTGLHRRLALAILRRASGSPRQLLFAVMMATALISTVISNTSTAFIMMPMALAMLASGGVEEGRTTGMAGALPMGVAFAATIGGYGTMVGTPTNAIAAGLLEQTLGMEIGFAEWSMYGMPVVLIGVPLAGWIIARIQKLDDDDFDPVAAREAIAHAPAWTVPEKRLAALFALTVLAWLLQPLLETVLPKGSLTDGTIAAIAGLLLFMLPDGTGRPMLLWPEANRAPWDVVLMFGGGLALAMGMSQSGLADWFGQMLLPLSGIPLVLLAIIIVGFVVVVTEFASNIAAASAIMPVVGALVVALGADPVLLALPAAFAASWGFMLPSGTGPNAIAWGTRHVALPRVLKAGLLLDLSGILLIVGVIWGVAAIAG